The sequence GAGGATTATTTATAAGAACTCTTTTAGTACCAGAAGTTGGTAGGAAGTCTAAACTTCCTACAACTACTTCTTTATTTCCATTCATTACATTTGTGATAATTTCACAAATCTTATCTATATCTCCAGTTCCAACAACTGCATCTATTCCTGGAATTTCTCCTATAAGTTCTTCTTTATATCTTTCAGATAAACAACCTGCTACTATTAACTTTTTTAAGTTATAGTCTTTCTTATAAGTTGCCATCTCAAGAATAGTTTCTATAGACTCCATTTTAGCATCATTTATAAATGCACAAGTGTTAACAATAACAACATCCGCTTCTTTCAAATCTTCTACTAATTGGACTTTTCCTTCACTTATAAGCATACCTAGCATGTTTTCACTATCCACCGTATTTTTACTACAACCTAAACTTATTAATCCTAATTTCATTTATCTTTCCCTCTTTTATTCTGTGATTATTCTTTTTTTACTAAGACTGATTTTTCCGTTATCAGTAGAAATTACTTTAACATCAAATTCGTCTCCTTCTTTTAATACATCTTCAACTTTCTCTACTCTTTCTTTTGAAATTTCAGATACATGTAATAATCCTTCTTTTCCAGGAAGTATTTGCATGAATGCTCCAAATTTCATAACTTTTACTACTTTACCTTTGTAGATTTCTCCAACTTCAACATCTTTAACTTGATCAGTTATTCTCTTAACTGTTATATTTAATCCTTCTAAATCTGAACAGAATATAGAAACTTTACCGTCATCAGTTATGTCTATTAAAGCTCCAGTATCTTCAACTATTTTCTTGATATTTTTTCCACCAGGTCCAATTAATGCTCCTATTTTATCAGTATCTATTTGTAATTGGTGAATTCTTGGTGCGTTTGGTGCTAATTCTTCTCTTGGTTCAGGTATAGCTGCATTCATTACTTCAAGAATTTGAATTCTTGCTTTATGAGCTTGGTGTAATGCTATTCTCATAATTTCTTCAGTAATTCCTGTAATTTTTATATCCATTTGAAGAGCTGTAATTCCAGATTTTGTTCCTGCAACTTTAAAGTCCATATCTCCTAAGTGATCTTCAAGTCCCATGATGTCTGTAAGTACTGTAAATTCTTCTCCTTCTTTTACAAGTCCCATAGCGATTCCAGCTACGTGTTCTTTAATAGGAACTCCAGCATCCATAAGTGCTAATGATCCTCCACAAATTGAAGCTTGAGAAGATGATCCGTTTGATTCTGTAATATCAGAAACAACTCTTACTGTGTAAGGGAATTTTTCTTCATTTGGCATTACATAAGATAATGCTCTTTCTGCTAGAGAACCATGTCCTAATTCTCTTCTTCCTGGTGCTCCATTTCTTCCAGTTTCTCCAACTGAGTAAGCAGGGAAGTTATAGTGTAAGTAGAATTTTTTATAATATTCTTGATTTAAGTTATCTACTAATTGCTCATTTGCTTTTGAACCTAAAGTTGTAGTTACTAAAGCTTGAGTTTCTCCTCTTGTGAACATTGCTGAACCATGAGGTATTGGTAAAGATCCAACTTCTGCATATAAGTCTCTTATTTCATCAGTTTTTCTTCCATCAACTCTATGTTTGTGATAAAGAATAGAATCTCTTACTAATTTTTTCATTAATTTATCATAATACATGTTGAATTCATCCATTATTTCTTTTGGAATTTCTTCTTCTTCAACATCTGCAAAGTTTTCTGCTACGAATTTTTCTGTTAATTCAGCTTTTAAAGCGTCTACTGCTTCTTGTCTATCTTGTTTTCCAACTTTTAATACAGCTTCTAATAATTTCTTTTCTCCATTTTCATCAATGAATGTTTTTACTACTGGATTAGTTTCTGGTTTAACAAATTCAATTTTTTCTTTTCCAGCTAATTTAACAAAAGCTTCTTGGAATTCACATAATTTTTTAATATTTTCATGCCCAAACATAATAGCTTGAAGCATAGTTTCTTCGTCCATTTCTTGAGATCCAGACTCAACCATGTTAATTGCATCTTTTGTACCTGCAACTTTTAAGTCAAGTTCACTTTCTTCTAATTGTTCAGGAGTTGGGTTAAGAACGAATTCTCCATTTATTCTACCAACACAAACTGAAGCAACTGGTCCTAAGAAAGGAATGTCAGATATCATTATTGCTGCAGAAGCACCAACGATACTTAAACAATCAGTTGTATTTACTCCATCATAAGAGAATACTGTATTTACTATTTGAACCTCATAAGTGAACCCTTCTGGGAACATTGGTCTTAGTGGTCTATCTGTTAATCTAGCTAAAAGAGTTGCATCAGTAGATGGTCTTGCTTCTCTTTTGTTGAATCCTCCTGGGAATTTTCCAGCAGCATAATATTTTTCAATATAATCTATTGTTAATGGGAAAAAGTCAATTCCTACTCTTGGCTCTTTTCCACGGTTAACAGTACTTAGCATTACAGTATCACCGTATTGAACCATAACCGCTCCATTAGATTGTCTTGCAAATTTACCAGTTGAAAGTGATAACTTTCTTCCTGCAAATTCTATTTCTAGTTTTTTTTCATCAAACATTTATTTCCTCCTAAATATTTTATAAATTATCATAGAGGAACTAGCAAATAATAAGGGAAAATATATGTATTTTAAAATTTAGTACTTTACATAATTTTTCTCTTACTACTTACTTATCAATTCACTCTACAATAATTTTATCATCTCTAAAGTATACCATTTTTAAGGACAAAAATCAAAGATAATTATAGTTAATAAAAAAAAGTAAGACCAAAAAATCCTACTCTTTTTTATTATTATCATGTCCATTTTTTTCTTCTTCTATTTTCTTTTTAACTATTTCCATTTGTTTTGCTAACCACTCATCATCACCATTGATTTCTTTAGCTTTTTCCATAAATTCAATAGCCTTATCATATTGTTTTAACATAGAATAATTCCAAGAATACTCACATAATATCCAAAAATCATCTCTTCCTTGATCTCCAGCTTTATCAAGTGCAGCAATAGCTTTATCATGTTCCATTTTTTTGCTATAGCACCAAGCTAATTGTGAATAAAGCCATACATCTTCTCTTCCTAACCCCTTGATATATTTTAATAATTCTAAAGCATCATCTACTAAACCAAGTCTTTCTAAACACCAAGCTAAATGAGAATTTACCCAAATATCATCTTCCTTATGAGATTTTGCTCCATTATAGTAATTTACAGCTTCTTTAAAATCTTCTTTTTGCTCGTAAATTAATCCCATCTCAGCATTAAGCCAGTAATCATCTCTTCCTAAATAAAAGCTTTGAATAAAATATCTAATTGCTTTATCAAATTCTTTTAGTTTAGAATAATTCCAACCAATTTCACTTGCTATCCAGATATCATCTCTTCCATAAGCTTGTGCCCTCTTTAAATAATATAAAGCTGTCTTATGTTTCCCAAGAGCCCCGTAATTCCAAGCTATTTCACTATGTAACCACCCATTTTTATCGTACTGATTTTTAAGTTCAGCCTTTAGTAAAGACTCTATAGCCTCTTTTCTTCTATCTAATTTTCCTAGAGCAGCCCCTAAATTACAGTGAAGCCAATAAGAATCTTCTCCTAGTTTTTCAAGTTCCCTGTATGCTTGCACTTCTTCTTCCAGTTTTTGTTTTTCTGTAAGCTCTTTTTTTTCTTTTTCTATAAGTTCTTTAGACATAGTATCTCCTTTACTTATTCAACTTCTTGTATTTTTCCTTTTCTTTGTAAATAACTAGCTAAATATACAAATGGAGTATCTGAAATCGCTACCATAACTTTCAAGATATAAGTTGTTATAAATATTTCCATTAAAACTTCTTTAGGATAAACTCCGTAAAAGGCAACTAACGTAAAGATAGTATTATCAATAAATTGACTCACAAGAGTACTTGCATTATTTCTTATCCATATATGCTTAGTTTCTCCGTATCTTTTTTTCCAAAATTCATAGGCCCATATATCATGAGTTTGAGAAGTTAAATAAGCAAGTAATGAAGCGCATATAAGTCTTGGCATAAAATCAAATATTCTTTTCACACCTTCAAACATCATAACTGCTTCTTCCACATCACTTGGAACAAATGATACTGCTATTTTCATAATTAAACTCATAACTATTAAAGAGAAAAATCCTATATATACTGCTCTTTGTGCATGCTTTCTTCCATAGTTTTCAGCTAATATATCTGTAACTAAAAATCCACCTGCATATAGAATATTTCCTAAAGTAGTTCCTATCCCAAATAAATCAACTAGTAACACAACTTGTATATTTGCAAGTATTGTAGAAATTGGTATCCATATGTATAACCCTATTTTACCATACTTTTTGTAAATAAATAAAATACTTAAGAAATTTACTAGTAACATAACTAACCACATTAATTCATTTTTCATTGTTCGAACACTCCTAAATCTTTATTGTCGATAAGAAGTTCCACCCTGTCATCATCTTGAAGATAACTATATTTTTCTATAAACCATTTCACTAGATCATTGTCTCTTTTTACTATTGTACCATTATCTATGAAGATATTTAAAGTTATATTTTTAAAATATTTAAGTCCTAATTCTATATCCTTGTCTATCATATCTCTCGTTTGCCCTTTTGTACACACTAGCAAACAAACTGAATACAACTCACGGCTTAATAATTTTAAAACATCTTCATTTAATTTAAAGTTTTTATTATAGCAATTTATTCTAAAATCATCATCAAAAGTTTCAAGTCCCATTCTAATTCTAACTTCAACTTCAGGAAATAATTTTCTAATTTCATCTAGTCTTTTAATATATCCATAATATATTTCAAAATAAATAACCTTTATATTTTTTTCACAGACAACCTTTTGTATCATTTTCATTGTATTTTTAGTTAATTCAAATACAGAACCTGAATTTATAACTTCTAACACTCCATATTCTCCAGTGATATTTTTTATAGTTTCTTTATTAACTCTATCTATTTCTTCTTCATCTAGAGAATTATCTTCTATATAGTTACAAAAACTACATTTTCCATATCCACAAGGAAAACTTTTTAAAAGGACAATTTCACGTCTATGTTTATCTTGAATTTTATTATATCTAATTCCCATTTAACCTCCTTTTTTTAGAAATAAAAAAGGGCAGAATACATCTGCCCTAATAATCTAAATAATGTTAAATTTAGACCTAGTTTTTTATAGATGGTTTAACTGTGCAGAACATCTTTCAAGGTAAAGTATAATGATATTTTCAAATTTTGTCAATGTTTTTTTATATTACATTTTTCTTTGCAAGTTCATCATACAACATGTGAGGTTTTTCTAAATGTATGGCGTCCATTCCTAACTTTTTAGACGTATTTACATTTACTAAAGTATCATCAATAAACAAACATTCCTTTGGATCTAATTTATATTTTTCAAATAGCATATTATAAATTTTTTCCTCAGGTTTTAAAAGTTTAACATGTCCTGAAATTATTTTCCCTGTAAAAAGTTTGAAAAAATCCCATTTTCCGTATATATTATCAAAAGCTGGATAATGAAAATTAGAAATAATATATAGCTTATACTTTTTTTGTAATTTCCTTAAAATATTAATATTTTTTTCAATTGGATTAAGACAATCTATAATATAGTTTTCAAATAATTTATCAATAGCTTCTTTGCAATAAGGTAATTTTTCTTTAAAATAATTTATAGCATTACTATATTCTAAAGTCCCTCTATCTAATTCTTGCCACTCTTTTCCTAAAAAAACTATTTTAAAAAATTCTTCCTTATATTTGTCTTCCACATTTTCATTTACAAATTTTTGAGGATTAAATTCTATCAGAACATTTCCTAAATCAAATACAATATTTTTTAACATATTCATTCTCCTTTAGAATTTAACGTCTCTTTCTCCTGCTTCAATACGTTTAAGTCCATCTGCAACTTCTTTATAATATTCTTTATCTTTTAATTTTTCTAAATGTTTTTCAATTACAGAATTTGCAATTTTAACTGTTTCTTCACTTGCATAATCTAATACATATTCTTTTAACGTAAACATTGCATTTGGAATACAGTAGTTATGAACAAATTTAGATTTTGCAACCTTCATAAATTCTTCCCCTGTTCTTCCTGCTCTATAACACGCTGTACAAAAAGATGGAATTTCTCCTGTTTCACAAACTGTTTTAACAACATCATCTAAAGAGTTGTCATCATGAATTGTAAATTGTTCAGCATCATTTAATTGATTTGCTTTTTTAGATTTTGCATAAGCTCCTACTCCAATTCTAGTTCCTGCATCTATTTGAGATACTCCTAAAGGAATAACTTGGTCACGAACTTCTTTTGGTTCTCTAGCTGTACAAATCATTCCTGTATAAGGAACTGATAATCTAATTATTGCAACTAATTTTTTAAAGTCTTCATCTGATACTTTATATTCTAATTCTCTACTAAGAGGTGTTGCATTTGCAAATGTTACTCTTGGGAAAGATATTGTATGTGGTCCTACACCATTGAACTTTTCTTCCAAATGAATAGTATGATATAAAAGTCCCATAACTTCAAATCTCCAATCATAAAGTCCAAATAAAACACCTAGACCCATGTCATCTATTCCACCTTCCATGGCTCTATCCATAGAATATAATCTCCAACGATAATGCCCCTTCATTGTATCTTCAGGATGCATATATTTATAAGTTTCATGATGATAAGTTTCTTGGAAAACTTGAACTGTTCCAATTCCTATATCTTTTAATTTTGCAAACTCATCTTTTCTTAATGGAGCACAGTTTATATTTGCACGACGTATTTCTCCATGCTCTGTTTTTGTATCATATACAGTTTTTACTGTATCTACCATGTAATCAACTTGTGTATTTGGTGATTCACCATAAACAAGTATTGTTCTTTTTTGTCCTTCTTCAATCATTACCTTAGTTTCTTCAGCTACTTCTTCTAAAGAAAGAGTTTTACGTTTCATAACTCCATTATCACATCTAAAACCACAATATCTACATCTATTTACACATTCATCACTACAGTATAATGGAGCAAAAAATACTAGTCTGTCTCCATATACTTCATGTTTTAATTTATAAGCTAATTGATACATTTCCTCAATAGTTTCTGGATCTTTATTTTGAATTAATATAGCTGTCTCTTCTGGTTCTAATCTTACACATTGTTCAGCTTTTTTTAAAACTTTTCTTACTTCTTCCTTTGAAGGTGCTTTTGCTTCATTTAATTTTTTCCAAATCAAATCATCATCGATAAAGTCCTTCTCCATTTTATCGTATTCTGCCATTTCTTTAGCATACTTTTGTGTGAAATTCATTTTATGAATCCTCCCTAATCTTTTAATTTAGTTAACATTGATTTGACAGTTACCCCTTGAATTCTTCCAAGTTTGCCTGTCATTGCACATATTTCGTCATTTGTACCTTCAGCAATTAACGTAATTACAGAGATTCCATGTTTTTTATAAGGAATACCCATTCTTCCTACTATAAAATCAGAATATTCGTGTAAAACAGCATTCACCAAATAAAATTTATCTAAATTTTCTACTACGATTCCTATTGTTGCTATTCTATATTCATTTTCTATGCACATAAACATCTCCTTCCCTAACCTAATTAACCTTAAAGATAAAAAAAACTCCCTTGTAGACACAAAGGAGGCCCTTGAATTTATTAATAAGCCTTTCTCTACGGAAATACCGACGAGTCAGATATCTTCAAAGCCCTGCACTCCCAAGTAAAATTTTACAAGCAAATACATTGCATCCTTACTAAATTATATTCCATGGTTAATAAATTGTCAACATCTAAAGATGTCTTTTAAATATTTATTTTTTTTGTATTTCTATTTTATTTCTTCCGCTATTTTTAACTCTATATAGAGCAATATCTGCTCCTTTGGCTAGTTCAGATAAATTTTTATCATATGTTTTTAAGAAACTTATCCCAACACTCACAGTTATGTTTATATTTTTATCATTCACAACAAAGACATATTCATTAATCTTTTTCTGCAAATCAGACATGAGTTTTTTAGCTTCCTCAACATTTGTATTAGGAAGAACATAAGCAAATTCCTCTCCCCCTAATCTTCCTAATAAATATTCATTCCTTACAAATCCTTTCATTATTGAAGATAATTCTTTTAAAACTATATCCCCTGCATCATGACCATATTCATCATTAATACTTTTAAAATAATCAACATCCACCATTGCAAAGGAAAAATCTTTTCCCTCTTCCTTACTTTTCTTAAAAGCTAACCTTGCCTTTTCTATAAAAGCTCTTCTATTCATAAGTCCAGTTAAAGCATCAGATCTAGCAAGCAAATATAATTTTTCTTCTTGGTAATGTTCCCTTGTAATATCAGCTGAAACTCCTCTAAAACCTTTAAATTTATTTTCTTCATTATAAATAGCTACTCCACTCATCTGCAACCAAACTTCATAACCATTTTTATGAACGACAACATATCTTCTTTTGTAAAGTTTTTCTTTCCTATCTACACTTTTATAAAGATCATTTTCAAATCTTTTTTTATTATCCTCTTTTAAAATATCATATACAGACATATTCAGAAGTTCTTCTTGAGAATAACCTATAACTTTTTCAGCTTTTTTAGATACATAATTAAATTTACTATCTTTTCCTATTTCCCAAACTATTTCTTCAGCAGCCTCAGTTACATCTAAAAACCTTTGCCTACTTTCATGTAGCTTTTCTTTAGCCATATTAAGTTGATAGTTTAAAGAAATTAAAACCATCAAGAAAAAACTTAAAATTACTATTCCAACTGCTCCAAAAAAAGCATATTCCTTTGGAGTAAAATTACCTCGAGTATAAACATTATGTGCATAAATAAATTGATAATTAAGTGGAATTAATATCATCGTAAAAAACACTTGTGATTTATTTTTTAATAACAATATTTTCATCTCCTTTTAAATCCTATTTATAATAACACACCACACTTACATATTATACCACTTTAAAAGGAAAACTTAAACTATATTACAAAATAACATCTTTTTATACAAACATAGCAACTAACATAACTGATAATTCCGCCATTATCATTCCACCC is a genomic window of Fusobacterium sp. JB019 containing:
- the pnp gene encoding polyribonucleotide nucleotidyltransferase, translated to MFDEKKLEIEFAGRKLSLSTGKFARQSNGAVMVQYGDTVMLSTVNRGKEPRVGIDFFPLTIDYIEKYYAAGKFPGGFNKREARPSTDATLLARLTDRPLRPMFPEGFTYEVQIVNTVFSYDGVNTTDCLSIVGASAAIMISDIPFLGPVASVCVGRINGEFVLNPTPEQLEESELDLKVAGTKDAINMVESGSQEMDEETMLQAIMFGHENIKKLCEFQEAFVKLAGKEKIEFVKPETNPVVKTFIDENGEKKLLEAVLKVGKQDRQEAVDALKAELTEKFVAENFADVEEEEIPKEIMDEFNMYYDKLMKKLVRDSILYHKHRVDGRKTDEIRDLYAEVGSLPIPHGSAMFTRGETQALVTTTLGSKANEQLVDNLNQEYYKKFYLHYNFPAYSVGETGRNGAPGRRELGHGSLAERALSYVMPNEEKFPYTVRVVSDITESNGSSSQASICGGSLALMDAGVPIKEHVAGIAMGLVKEGEEFTVLTDIMGLEDHLGDMDFKVAGTKSGITALQMDIKITGITEEIMRIALHQAHKARIQILEVMNAAIPEPREELAPNAPRIHQLQIDTDKIGALIGPGGKNIKKIVEDTGALIDITDDGKVSIFCSDLEGLNITVKRITDQVKDVEVGEIYKGKVVKVMKFGAFMQILPGKEGLLHVSEISKERVEKVEDVLKEGDEFDVKVISTDNGKISLSKKRIITE
- a CDS encoding tetratricopeptide repeat protein; translated protein: MSKELIEKEKKELTEKQKLEEEVQAYRELEKLGEDSYWLHCNLGAALGKLDRRKEAIESLLKAELKNQYDKNGWLHSEIAWNYGALGKHKTALYYLKRAQAYGRDDIWIASEIGWNYSKLKEFDKAIRYFIQSFYLGRDDYWLNAEMGLIYEQKEDFKEAVNYYNGAKSHKEDDIWVNSHLAWCLERLGLVDDALELLKYIKGLGREDVWLYSQLAWCYSKKMEHDKAIAALDKAGDQGRDDFWILCEYSWNYSMLKQYDKAIEFMEKAKEINGDDEWLAKQMEIVKKKIEEEKNGHDNNKKE
- a CDS encoding queuosine precursor transporter; translated protein: MKNELMWLVMLLVNFLSILFIYKKYGKIGLYIWIPISTILANIQVVLLVDLFGIGTTLGNILYAGGFLVTDILAENYGRKHAQRAVYIGFFSLIVMSLIMKIAVSFVPSDVEEAVMMFEGVKRIFDFMPRLICASLLAYLTSQTHDIWAYEFWKKRYGETKHIWIRNNASTLVSQFIDNTIFTLVAFYGVYPKEVLMEIFITTYILKVMVAISDTPFVYLASYLQRKGKIQEVE
- a CDS encoding radical SAM protein; protein product: MGIRYNKIQDKHRREIVLLKSFPCGYGKCSFCNYIEDNSLDEEEIDRVNKETIKNITGEYGVLEVINSGSVFELTKNTMKMIQKVVCEKNIKVIYFEIYYGYIKRLDEIRKLFPEVEVRIRMGLETFDDDFRINCYNKNFKLNEDVLKLLSRELYSVCLLVCTKGQTRDMIDKDIELGLKYFKNITLNIFIDNGTIVKRDNDLVKWFIEKYSYLQDDDRVELLIDNKDLGVFEQ
- a CDS encoding HAD family phosphatase — protein: MLKNIVFDLGNVLIEFNPQKFVNENVEDKYKEEFFKIVFLGKEWQELDRGTLEYSNAINYFKEKLPYCKEAIDKLFENYIIDCLNPIEKNINILRKLQKKYKLYIISNFHYPAFDNIYGKWDFFKLFTGKIISGHVKLLKPEEKIYNMLFEKYKLDPKECLFIDDTLVNVNTSKKLGMDAIHLEKPHMLYDELAKKNVI
- the hydG gene encoding [FeFe] hydrogenase H-cluster radical SAM maturase HydG; this encodes MNFTQKYAKEMAEYDKMEKDFIDDDLIWKKLNEAKAPSKEEVRKVLKKAEQCVRLEPEETAILIQNKDPETIEEMYQLAYKLKHEVYGDRLVFFAPLYCSDECVNRCRYCGFRCDNGVMKRKTLSLEEVAEETKVMIEEGQKRTILVYGESPNTQVDYMVDTVKTVYDTKTEHGEIRRANINCAPLRKDEFAKLKDIGIGTVQVFQETYHHETYKYMHPEDTMKGHYRWRLYSMDRAMEGGIDDMGLGVLFGLYDWRFEVMGLLYHTIHLEEKFNGVGPHTISFPRVTFANATPLSRELEYKVSDEDFKKLVAIIRLSVPYTGMICTAREPKEVRDQVIPLGVSQIDAGTRIGVGAYAKSKKANQLNDAEQFTIHDDNSLDDVVKTVCETGEIPSFCTACYRAGRTGEEFMKVAKSKFVHNYCIPNAMFTLKEYVLDYASEETVKIANSVIEKHLEKLKDKEYYKEVADGLKRIEAGERDVKF
- a CDS encoding iron-only hydrogenase system regulator encodes the protein MCIENEYRIATIGIVVENLDKFYLVNAVLHEYSDFIVGRMGIPYKKHGISVITLIAEGTNDEICAMTGKLGRIQGVTVKSMLTKLKD
- a CDS encoding GGDEF domain-containing protein; translation: MLLKNKSQVFFTMILIPLNYQFIYAHNVYTRGNFTPKEYAFFGAVGIVILSFFLMVLISLNYQLNMAKEKLHESRQRFLDVTEAAEEIVWEIGKDSKFNYVSKKAEKVIGYSQEELLNMSVYDILKEDNKKRFENDLYKSVDRKEKLYKRRYVVVHKNGYEVWLQMSGVAIYNEENKFKGFRGVSADITREHYQEEKLYLLARSDALTGLMNRRAFIEKARLAFKKSKEEGKDFSFAMVDVDYFKSINDEYGHDAGDIVLKELSSIMKGFVRNEYLLGRLGGEEFAYVLPNTNVEEAKKLMSDLQKKINEYVFVVNDKNINITVSVGISFLKTYDKNLSELAKGADIALYRVKNSGRNKIEIQKK